From the genome of Geminocystis herdmanii PCC 6308, one region includes:
- a CDS encoding Mu transposase C-terminal domain-containing protein, producing MALSKQPKVYRLPSDEQITDEVKLRMEVVESLIEPCDRTLYRERKQQAAEKLGISIRSIERLMKKYREEGFVGIIKTRADKGTIRIDQEWFDFILDTYKKGNQNGKRIIRHQVFLKVKGRAKQLDLEKKDYPSHQTVYRIIDQYVEEQNRKRKARSPGYSGSKLTHITRDGRELEVEGSNDVWQCDHTRLDVRLVDEFGVLDRPWLTIIIDSYSRCLMGFYLGFESPSSQIDALALRHAILPKFYSSEYGLRNEWTAYGTPTYFYTDGGKDFRSIHLTEQIAVELGFTCSLRRRPSDGGIVERFFRTLNDNVLRELPGYTGANVQERPENVDQNACLNLKDLEFILVKYIVDEYNQKPDGRRKDQARIQLWENGLVVEPEPYEERELDICLMKQTRRTIQKFGTLQFENITYKSEQLRGMAGEIVSIRYDPEDITTILVYERLNDGTEQFLDYAHAQGLEAERLSLRELKAINKHLNREQENINNDAVLEAMLEREVLLENLTKNNRLERRQLAHQKVNPAKSIAEKLTIPEPEPIEDDEDLEEEIPSYEVIYMDDLFDDD from the coding sequence ATGGCATTATCGAAGCAACCAAAAGTATATCGGCTTCCCTCAGACGAACAGATTACGGATGAGGTGAAGTTAAGGATGGAAGTCGTTGAAAGTCTGATTGAACCCTGCGATCGCACCTTATATCGTGAAAGAAAACAACAAGCGGCTGAAAAGTTGGGGATATCAATTCGCTCCATCGAAAGATTGATGAAAAAATACCGAGAAGAAGGTTTTGTGGGCATAATCAAAACTAGGGCGGATAAAGGTACAATCCGTATTGATCAAGAGTGGTTTGATTTCATCTTAGATACCTACAAGAAAGGAAATCAAAATGGTAAACGCATTATTCGTCATCAAGTTTTTCTAAAAGTAAAAGGACGTGCTAAACAATTAGATTTAGAAAAAAAAGACTACCCCAGTCATCAAACTGTTTATCGAATTATAGATCAATATGTGGAAGAACAAAATAGGAAACGTAAAGCAAGAAGTCCAGGATATTCAGGTTCAAAGTTAACCCATATCACTCGTGATGGTAGGGAATTGGAAGTAGAGGGAAGTAATGATGTTTGGCAGTGCGATCATACTCGTCTCGATGTTCGCCTAGTTGACGAGTTTGGCGTGTTAGATCGTCCTTGGTTAACAATCATTATTGATTCATATTCTCGTTGTTTAATGGGATTTTATTTAGGCTTTGAAAGTCCTAGTTCGCAAATAGATGCTTTGGCATTACGCCATGCTATTTTACCTAAATTCTATAGTTCAGAATATGGTTTGCGAAATGAATGGACTGCCTATGGTACTCCCACTTATTTTTATACTGATGGTGGTAAAGATTTTCGCTCCATTCATCTAACAGAACAAATAGCGGTGGAATTAGGGTTTACTTGTTCTTTAAGAAGAAGACCTTCAGATGGTGGTATTGTGGAAAGATTTTTTCGTACCCTAAATGATAATGTTTTAAGAGAATTACCAGGCTATACAGGTGCTAATGTTCAGGAACGACCCGAAAATGTTGATCAAAATGCTTGTCTAAACTTAAAAGATTTAGAATTTATTTTGGTGAAATATATTGTAGATGAATATAATCAAAAACCAGATGGCAGGAGAAAAGACCAAGCTCGGATACAACTGTGGGAAAATGGTTTAGTAGTTGAGCCTGAACCCTATGAAGAAAGGGAACTGGACATTTGCCTGATGAAGCAAACCCGAAGGACTATTCAGAAGTTTGGCACGTTGCAGTTTGAGAATATAACCTATAAAAGTGAGCAACTAAGGGGAATGGCAGGAGAAATTGTATCTATTCGCTATGATCCTGAAGATATAACTACAATCTTAGTTTATGAACGCTTGAATGATGGAACCGAACAATTCCTCGATTATGCCCATGCTCAAGGATTAGAGGCGGAAAGGCTATCATTACGAGAACTAAAGGCAATTAATAAACATCTTAATCGAGAACAAGAAAATATTAATAATGATGCTGTACTTGAAGCGATGTTAGAGAGGGAAGTTCTCTTGGAAAATCTCACTAAAAACAATAGGCTCGAACGCCGCCAATTAGCCCATCAAAAGGTAAATCCTGCAAAATCTATAGCAGAAAAATTAACTATTCCTGAACCTGAGCCAATTGAGGATGATGAGGATTTGGAAGAAGAAATACCTTCCTATGAAGTCATATATATGGATGATCTTTTTGATGATGATTAA
- a CDS encoding ATP-binding protein: MLTFDELWEILINQDESTEIEAKKASDMGKSILDTISAFSNESGLGGGYLLLGIKSAEDSQNNIYEIEGLADPDKIQRDLACQCREVFNIPIRPQIETVTREGKIVIVAFIPEVQPSEKPVYIIKRGLPKGAFRRIGSTDQKCTERDLELFYQERSNQTFDQTPVKDASLDDFESQAIDAYRRIRKQVNPNASELNYSDRDLLDSLYAITKHPNQKGEYCPTVAGLILFGKEIALRKHFPLQRVDYIVVEGKEWVENPDKRYQSVIEIRQPLLLAIPRLTALVLNDLPKAFNLPEDQINRQDIPLIPSAVIREAIVNAVMHRDYRIRSPIQIIRYSDRLELRNAGYSLKSIDELDQPSSKTRNEKIAETLHELNIAETKGFGIRTMLENMRQANLTIPLFESSREKDSFCLTLFTHHFLEQEDIDWLTQFKYLNLSKEETNALVVIKKTGKINNSIYRYVNDVDINKASKQLIKLRDLGLINQNGKSIATYYTIKPEFLSGQLEKPYQDSSTDNQDTLSGQSEKPYQEDNTGNQDTLSGQLEKPYQDSSTSQQGQLTLDLFPPLSKKKLEERLNKIGKRTEPEEMKSLILELCRIKPYSSSELEKLLKRKRKYLLEQYLKPLIDDKLLEYTNPNSPNDPHQTYRTKQ; this comes from the coding sequence ATGCTAACCTTTGATGAACTTTGGGAAATTCTAATTAACCAAGATGAAAGCACAGAAATAGAAGCAAAAAAAGCCTCTGATATGGGTAAAAGTATTTTGGATACTATTAGTGCGTTTTCCAATGAATCGGGTTTAGGTGGAGGTTATTTATTATTAGGAATAAAATCAGCAGAAGATAGCCAAAATAACATTTATGAGATTGAAGGTTTAGCCGATCCTGATAAAATTCAAAGAGATTTAGCTTGTCAATGTCGAGAAGTTTTTAACATTCCTATTCGCCCTCAAATAGAAACGGTTACTAGAGAAGGAAAAATCGTTATCGTTGCCTTTATTCCCGAAGTTCAGCCCTCAGAAAAACCTGTTTATATTATTAAAAGAGGATTACCTAAAGGTGCATTTAGAAGGATCGGATCAACGGATCAAAAATGCACAGAACGAGATTTAGAATTATTCTATCAAGAAAGAAGTAATCAAACTTTTGACCAAACTCCTGTTAAAGATGCAAGTTTGGATGATTTTGAGTCACAGGCTATTGATGCTTATCGCCGTATTAGAAAACAAGTAAACCCCAATGCTAGTGAACTTAACTATAGCGATCGTGATTTATTAGATTCTTTATATGCCATAACCAAACATCCCAATCAAAAAGGAGAATATTGCCCTACTGTAGCAGGATTAATTTTATTTGGCAAAGAAATAGCCTTAAGAAAGCATTTTCCTTTACAGCGTGTTGATTATATTGTAGTTGAAGGAAAGGAATGGGTAGAGAATCCAGATAAACGTTATCAAAGTGTGATTGAAATTCGTCAGCCTTTATTATTGGCTATTCCCCGACTAACAGCTTTAGTTTTAAACGATTTACCTAAAGCCTTTAATCTTCCTGAAGATCAGATAAATCGGCAAGATATTCCTTTAATTCCTAGTGCGGTTATTAGAGAAGCTATTGTTAACGCTGTTATGCACAGGGATTATCGTATTCGTAGCCCAATTCAGATTATTCGATATTCAGATCGTTTAGAACTTCGTAACGCTGGTTATTCTTTAAAATCAATAGACGAATTAGATCAACCAAGTTCAAAAACTCGTAATGAAAAAATAGCTGAAACTCTCCATGAGTTAAATATAGCCGAAACTAAAGGATTTGGTATTAGAACTATGTTAGAAAATATGCGACAAGCAAATCTAACTATTCCTTTATTTGAATCAAGTAGAGAAAAAGACTCTTTTTGTCTTACTTTATTTACTCATCATTTTTTAGAGCAAGAAGATATTGACTGGTTAACTCAATTTAAATATCTTAACTTAAGTAAAGAAGAAACAAATGCTTTAGTTGTAATTAAAAAAACAGGTAAAATAAATAATTCAATTTATCGTTATGTTAATGATGTTGATATAAATAAAGCAAGTAAGCAATTAATAAAATTAAGGGATTTAGGTTTAATTAATCAAAATGGTAAAAGCATAGCCACTTATTACACCATCAAGCCTGAATTTTTATCGGGACAGTTAGAAAAACCTTATCAAGATAGTAGTACAGATAATCAAGACACTTTATCAGGACAGTCAGAAAAACCTTATCAGGAAGACAATACAGGCAATCAAGACACTTTATCAGGACAGTTAGAAAAACCTTATCAAGACAGTAGTACAAGTCAACAGGGACAGTTAACTCTTGATTTATTTCCGCCTCTAAGCAAAAAAAAACTTGAAGAAAGATTAAATAAAATTGGTAAACGAACCGAACCAGAGGAAATGAAAAGCCTAATATTGGAGTTGTGCAGAATAAAGCCTTATTCATCTAGTGAATTAGAAAAATTGTTAAAACGAAAGCGAAAATATTTATTAGAACAATATCTTAAGCCTTTAATTGATGACAAGTTACTAGAATACACTAACCCCAATAGTCCTAACGATCCTCATCAAACTTATCGCACAAAACAATAA
- a CDS encoding DEAD/DEAH box helicase family protein, with product MNRCHDETKFRGLVWHTQGSGKTFTMIKTAEMLFKAPDSEKPTIILMIDRNELEDQMLRNLNILIKVII from the coding sequence ATTAATCGTTGTCACGATGAAACTAAATTTAGGGGCTTAGTGTGGCACACTCAGGGAAGCGGAAAAACCTTCACCATGATTAAAACCGCCGAAATGCTGTTTAAAGCACCAGATAGCGAAAAACCTACCATTATTTTAATGATCGATCGCAACGAATTAGAAGATCAAATGTTACGCAACCTGAATATACTCATCAAGGTTATAATCTGA
- a CDS encoding tetratricopeptide repeat protein — MRENLPVLYISILLGLLGIVAIVLLRQIIKTRKIESRFSKLQNKLKNERGTPQEYYELASIYLDKKLFVQAVQLLQRALKAQNIEPENKALIYNALGFSYFSQEQYDLAIKNYKEAIKLYPEYTIALNNLGNVYEKKILVSPALECYQKTLEYDPKNTIALKRVESLEKRLVKN, encoded by the coding sequence ATGCGTGAAAATTTACCCGTTCTTTATATCTCTATTTTACTAGGTTTATTAGGGATTGTTGCCATTGTTTTATTAAGGCAAATTATTAAAACAAGAAAAATTGAATCCCGTTTTTCTAAACTCCAAAATAAGTTAAAAAATGAAAGAGGCACTCCCCAAGAATATTATGAATTAGCTAGTATTTATTTAGATAAAAAACTCTTTGTTCAAGCGGTACAATTACTACAAAGAGCCTTAAAAGCACAAAATATTGAACCCGAAAATAAGGCTTTAATTTATAATGCTTTAGGTTTTTCTTACTTTTCTCAAGAACAATATGATCTTGCTATCAAAAACTATAAAGAAGCAATTAAATTATACCCTGAATATACCATCGCCCTTAATAATTTAGGCAATGTTTACGAGAAAAAAATCTTAGTTTCTCCTGCCTTGGAATGTTATCAAAAAACTTTAGAATATGATCCTAAAAATACGATCGCACTCAAACGAGTTGAATCTTTAGAAAAACGTCTTGTCAAAAATTAA
- a CDS encoding type I restriction enzyme subunit R domain-containing protein — MELLENDYRGIIITMIHKFREMPPNINTRKNIYILIDEAHRTTGGDLGTFLMAGLPNSTIIGFTGTPIDKTNQGKGTFKVFGVDDEKGYLHKYSIAESIEDGTTLPLYYNIAPNQLLVPAEIMEQEFLDLVETEGINDISELNKILDRAVNLKNFLKADQRIDQVAKYVAEHYTTNVEPLGYKAFLVAVDRPACAKYKEALDRYLTPEYSAVVYTGNNNDSEELKAYHLDDKTEKQIRKNFARFGEYPKILIVTEKLLTGYDAPLLYAMYLDKPMRDHTLLQAIARVNRPYENETEEMVKPHGFVLDFVGIFDKLEKALAFDSEEVNAIVKDLQLLKNLFKIKIEQLVPIYLPLIKNNFNDQDVDNLIEFFREKEQRKGFIKGYKELEMLYEVISPDAFLRPYIDHYTSLCGIYLVVRNAYTRRIYLDREVKRKTDEIVQKNIGTTAIASINEFIEINAETIETIKNKKNGNTTKVINLVKSIEKIAEENKDDPFLIAMAQRAKAIEERFETRQVDTQETLDLLFQEIKNNEQRKKEQSAQGFDNLSYFVYKILKDAGIENPEEVSHEIKQAFVDYPNWKKSERELRELRQEVTFSIFREIDDLDQVTNIVNQLFNLLNQN; from the coding sequence GTGGAATTACTCGAAAACGACTATAGAGGTATTATTATCACCATGATTCATAAATTCCGAGAAATGCCTCCTAACATCAACACAAGGAAAAATATCTATATCTTGATAGATGAGGCACACCGCACCACAGGAGGAGATTTAGGCACATTTTTAATGGCGGGTTTGCCTAATAGCACAATTATTGGCTTTACTGGTACACCCATTGACAAAACCAATCAAGGAAAAGGTACTTTCAAGGTTTTTGGGGTTGATGATGAGAAAGGTTATTTACATAAATACTCGATCGCTGAAAGTATCGAAGATGGTACAACTCTACCCCTTTACTATAACATCGCTCCTAATCAATTATTAGTCCCTGCGGAAATAATGGAACAAGAATTTCTTGATTTAGTAGAAACAGAAGGGATAAACGATATAAGTGAACTCAATAAAATTTTAGATCGAGCAGTTAATTTAAAGAATTTTCTCAAAGCAGATCAAAGAATTGATCAAGTAGCAAAATATGTTGCTGAACATTATACAACCAATGTCGAACCTTTAGGATATAAAGCCTTTTTAGTCGCAGTCGATCGCCCTGCTTGTGCTAAATATAAAGAAGCCTTAGATCGTTATTTAACCCCTGAATATTCGGCGGTAGTCTATACAGGTAATAATAATGACAGTGAAGAATTAAAGGCTTACCATCTCGATGATAAAACAGAGAAGCAAATCCGCAAAAACTTCGCTCGTTTTGGAGAATATCCGAAAATTTTAATAGTGACGGAAAAACTATTAACAGGTTATGACGCACCATTACTATATGCCATGTATCTGGATAAACCAATGCGAGATCATACCCTCTTACAAGCGATCGCCCGTGTTAATCGCCCTTATGAAAACGAAACAGAGGAGATGGTTAAACCTCATGGCTTTGTGTTAGATTTTGTAGGTATTTTTGATAAATTAGAAAAAGCATTAGCCTTTGATAGTGAAGAAGTTAACGCTATTGTTAAAGATTTACAATTACTTAAAAATTTATTCAAAATCAAAATTGAGCAATTAGTTCCCATTTACTTACCCCTAATTAAAAACAACTTTAACGATCAAGATGTCGATAATTTGATTGAATTTTTCAGAGAAAAAGAACAACGCAAAGGATTTATTAAAGGCTATAAAGAGTTAGAAATGCTTTATGAAGTTATATCTCCTGATGCCTTTTTACGCCCTTATATTGACCATTATACTAGCCTCTGTGGCATTTATCTAGTAGTTCGTAATGCTTACACTCGCAGAATTTATCTCGATCGAGAAGTCAAACGTAAAACTGATGAAATAGTACAAAAAAATATTGGGACAACGGCGATCGCATCTATAAATGAATTTATAGAAATTAATGCAGAGACAATTGAAACCATTAAAAACAAAAAAAATGGTAACACAACCAAAGTAATTAACTTAGTGAAAAGCATTGAAAAAATAGCAGAAGAAAACAAGGATGATCCCTTTTTAATCGCTATGGCACAAAGGGCAAAGGCGATCGAAGAAAGATTTGAAACGAGACAAGTTGACACCCAAGAAACTTTAGATTTATTATTTCAAGAAATCAAAAATAATGAACAAAGGAAAAAGGAACAATCCGCCCAAGGCTTTGATAATTTAAGCTATTTTGTTTATAAAATCTTAAAGGATGCTGGAATAGAAAACCCCGAAGAAGTAAGTCATGAGATTAAACAGGCTTTTGTTGATTATCCTAACTGGAAGAAAAGTGAAAGAGAATTAAGAGAATTACGACAAGAAGTTACTTTTTCTATCTTTAGAGAAATAGATGATTTAGATCAGGTTACTAATATCGTTAATCAGTTATTCAACCTTTTAAATCAAAATTAA
- the psaK gene encoding photosystem I reaction center subunit PsaK: MLYLNTFLASIPATVEWNTNVALTMIICNIIAIAFAKFTVKYPSADPQLPSPTFFGGFGLPAVLAATSFGHILGVGVILGLTNFGVL, encoded by the coding sequence ATGCTATATCTCAATACCTTCTTAGCTAGTATTCCTGCTACCGTTGAATGGAATACTAATGTTGCACTAACCATGATTATCTGTAACATTATAGCGATCGCATTTGCTAAGTTTACCGTAAAATATCCCAGTGCTGATCCTCAATTACCTAGCCCCACTTTTTTTGGTGGTTTTGGCTTACCTGCGGTATTAGCCGCCACTAGTTTTGGACATATTTTAGGGGTGGGAGTTATCCTTGGATTAACTAATTTTGGTGTTTTATAG
- a CDS encoding M48 metallopeptidase family protein: MVLTDKQKTWKNAQHFKTAVYRWSDRINVEVKEIQLRQMKNKWASISTTGRLTLNKELMDLPQELGEFVIVHELIHLLVPNHSKLFKCYMSAYLPDWQDREKRLKKLSSQK, from the coding sequence ATGGTTTTAACCGATAAACAAAAAACGTGGAAAAACGCCCAACATTTCAAAACAGCAGTTTATAGATGGAGTGATCGCATTAATGTTGAAGTAAAAGAGATTCAACTGCGTCAAATGAAAAATAAATGGGCTTCTATCTCTACAACAGGTAGATTAACTTTAAATAAAGAATTAATGGATTTACCTCAAGAATTGGGAGAATTTGTAATTGTACATGAATTAATCCATCTACTCGTACCTAATCACAGTAAATTGTTTAAATGCTATATGTCAGCTTATTTACCAGATTGGCAAGATCGAGAAAAACGCTTAAAAAAGTTATCTTCTCAAAAATAA
- the folD gene encoding bifunctional methylenetetrahydrofolate dehydrogenase/methenyltetrahydrofolate cyclohydrolase FolD — MVAQILDGKSLAKKVQSRLQVAIKEAMTKKKRPPGLAVLMVGDNPASAVYVSNKEKSCTKIGMASFGRHFPANTSQEELTAVIEELNHDPNVDGILVQLPLPDHFNSVALLHTIAPEKDADGLHPVNLGKLVRGEKGLRSCTPAGVMEILREYNIPIAGKKAVVVGRSILVGKPLALMLLEENATVTIAHSKTANLAQVCQEADILIAAVGKPEMITADMVKPHAVVIDVGINRIETSDGKGRLVGDVAYNEVKEIASYITPVPGGVGPMTVAMLLQNTYESYLLENKK, encoded by the coding sequence ATGGTCGCTCAAATTTTAGACGGTAAAAGTTTAGCCAAAAAAGTACAATCTCGTTTACAAGTTGCCATCAAAGAGGCAATGACAAAAAAAAAACGTCCTCCCGGATTAGCGGTGTTAATGGTAGGAGATAATCCTGCTAGTGCAGTTTATGTCAGCAATAAAGAAAAATCTTGTACAAAAATCGGTATGGCTTCCTTTGGCAGACATTTTCCTGCTAACACCAGTCAAGAGGAGTTAACCGCCGTCATCGAAGAATTAAACCATGATCCTAATGTTGATGGTATTTTAGTACAATTACCCTTACCTGATCATTTTAACTCTGTTGCATTATTACATACGATCGCACCAGAAAAAGATGCTGATGGACTTCATCCCGTGAATTTAGGTAAATTAGTTAGAGGAGAAAAAGGTTTAAGAAGTTGTACTCCAGCAGGAGTGATGGAAATTTTGAGAGAATATAATATCCCCATAGCAGGAAAAAAAGCCGTAGTTGTCGGCAGAAGTATTTTAGTGGGTAAACCTTTAGCCTTAATGCTACTCGAAGAAAATGCTACCGTCACCATCGCCCATTCCAAAACCGCTAATTTAGCTCAAGTTTGTCAAGAAGCGGATATATTAATCGCTGCCGTAGGGAAACCCGAAATGATTACTGCTGACATGGTGAAACCCCATGCAGTCGTTATTGATGTTGGCATTAACCGTATAGAAACCTCTGACGGCAAAGGGCGTTTAGTGGGAGATGTTGCCTATAATGAAGTTAAAGAAATCGCTAGTTATATTACTCCTGTGCCGGGGGGAGTAGGTCCGATGACTGTCGCCATGTTATTACAAAACACCTATGAAAGTTATCTCTTGGAGAATAAAAAATAA
- a CDS encoding restriction endonuclease subunit S, with protein MSKLLTDFVLKEVEKIQRGASYPAIRDSELKNLEIPLPPLEEQKKIARVLTFIQEAIEEQERAIALTTELKQNLMQKLFTEGLNNEPQKMTEIGLIPESWEVMKFEDFTVLQRGKDLTKANFKNGNIPVAASSGIIGYHNIANVKDSGVTVGRSGSVGSVKYYDSDFWAHNTTLFVKDFKGNDKKFTAYYLEFLNLSRFKTGASVPTLDRNSFKKLPISLPKKMEQIEIAKVLDLTQEKIDFILMKKEQLQELFKILLHQLMTAKIRVDELDLSVLTPKFEEIKGG; from the coding sequence TTGTCTAAACTATTAACTGATTTTGTTCTTAAAGAAGTTGAAAAAATCCAAAGAGGGGCAAGTTATCCCGCAATTAGAGATAGTGAGCTTAAGAATTTGGAAATTCCTCTTCCCCCACTAGAAGAACAGAAAAAAATAGCCCGTGTATTAACATTTATACAAGAGGCGATCGAAGAACAAGAAAGGGCGATCGCATTGACAACGGAACTCAAACAAAACTTAATGCAAAAACTCTTTACGGAAGGATTAAACAATGAACCGCAAAAAATGACTGAAATAGGTCTTATTCCCGAAAGTTGGGAGGTGATGAAATTTGAAGATTTTACCGTTTTACAAAGAGGAAAAGATTTAACCAAAGCAAATTTTAAAAACGGTAATATTCCCGTTGCTGCTTCTAGTGGTATTATCGGCTATCATAATATAGCAAATGTTAAAGATTCAGGTGTAACAGTTGGTAGAAGTGGCTCAGTTGGTAGTGTAAAGTATTATGATTCAGATTTTTGGGCTCACAATACAACTTTATTTGTAAAAGATTTCAAGGGGAATGATAAGAAATTTACAGCTTACTATTTAGAATTTTTAAATCTTTCTCGCTTTAAAACAGGAGCATCTGTTCCGACTTTAGATCGTAATTCCTTTAAAAAATTACCTATTAGTTTACCAAAAAAAATGGAGCAAATAGAAATTGCCAAAGTATTAGATTTAACTCAAGAGAAAATTGATTTTATATTAATGAAAAAAGAACAATTACAAGAGTTATTTAAAATATTATTACATCAATTAATGACTGCAAAAATAAGAGTTGATGAATTAGATTTAAGCGTTCTAACCCCCAAGTTTGAAGAAATAAAAGGGGGATGA
- a CDS encoding TniB family NTP-binding protein has protein sequence MANAETIAHQFGDFPNISPEIQAEIDRLKKDPYIEFEQVKQCHGWMYELILSRMTGLLVGESRCGKTVTCKSFAARYNKSKQGQKQRIKPVVYIQVPEKCGSKDFFIKILKALNKPIKGTISDLRERTLDGLAIHGCEMLIVDEANHLKQETFADVRHVYDEDELNISVLLVGTTSRLETVVKRDEQVANRFLEEYELDRLDDKEFKMIVQVWEKNVLELPEPSNLATAENLKLLKTATLKLIGRLDMILRKAAIRSLTRGETHITPEILKQVIASTKWSHERRRK, from the coding sequence ATGGCAAATGCAGAAACGATCGCACATCAGTTTGGTGATTTTCCTAATATCTCTCCTGAAATTCAAGCAGAAATTGATCGATTAAAGAAAGATCCATATATTGAATTTGAACAAGTCAAACAGTGTCATGGTTGGATGTATGAGTTGATTCTTTCTCGGATGACGGGTTTATTAGTAGGAGAATCTCGTTGTGGAAAAACAGTTACTTGTAAATCTTTTGCCGCCAGATACAATAAGTCAAAACAAGGGCAAAAGCAACGGATCAAGCCAGTGGTTTATATTCAAGTACCTGAAAAATGTGGCTCAAAAGATTTTTTTATCAAGATACTCAAGGCATTGAATAAACCCATCAAAGGAACAATATCAGATTTGAGGGAAAGGACTCTTGATGGTTTAGCGATTCATGGTTGCGAGATGTTAATTGTAGATGAAGCTAATCATTTAAAACAAGAAACTTTTGCTGATGTCAGACACGTTTACGATGAAGATGAGTTAAATATCTCAGTTTTATTAGTAGGTACAACCAGTCGTCTGGAAACTGTTGTCAAAAGGGATGAACAGGTTGCAAATCGTTTCCTAGAAGAATATGAACTCGATCGCCTCGATGATAAGGAGTTTAAAATGATCGTACAGGTTTGGGAAAAAAATGTGCTGGAATTACCAGAGCCGTCAAATTTAGCCACAGCAGAAAATTTGAAACTACTCAAAACTGCTACCCTTAAATTAATTGGACGTTTAGACATGATTCTACGGAAAGCCGCAATTCGTTCTCTTACCAGAGGAGAAACACACATTACTCCTGAGATTTTAAAACAAGTTATAGCTTCAACAAAATGGTCTCATGAAAGAAGAAGAAAATAA
- a CDS encoding type I restriction endonuclease produces the protein MPKPTEHKTVQDRILTYAQEIGWRFVPRKEAEAKRGFNTPLPPSLGKQKGVEIQQKAQQGSLYFDDTLYQKVKEFNPHYNETKGDLIKRLNNLSLDIYGNRDFLNLLQNQGKYFYQAENRELDLILVDYDRPENNIYEVTEEYYIHNGKYGTREDVVFLINGIPVLVIECKNANKNEAIALGIDQIRRYHRETPELFIPQMLFTATEAIGFAYGVTWNIVRRNIFNWKDEEIGQLENKVKTFCHP, from the coding sequence ATGCCTAAACCAACTGAACATAAAACCGTCCAAGATCGCATCTTAACCTATGCCCAAGAAATAGGTTGGAGATTTGTACCTCGTAAGGAAGCCGAAGCTAAAAGAGGTTTTAACACCCCTTTACCCCCAAGTTTGGGAAAACAAAAGGGCGTTGAAATTCAACAAAAAGCCCAACAAGGATCATTATATTTTGATGATACTTTGTACCAAAAAGTCAAAGAATTTAATCCTCATTACAACGAAACCAAAGGGGATTTAATTAAACGCCTCAATAACTTATCCCTCGACATTTACGGTAATCGAGATTTTCTTAACTTATTACAAAATCAAGGGAAATACTTTTATCAGGCTGAAAATAGAGAACTAGATTTAATTTTAGTGGATTACGATCGCCCCGAAAATAATATTTATGAAGTTACAGAAGAATATTATATCCATAACGGTAAATACGGCACAAGAGAAGATGTAGTATTTTTGATTAATGGTATTCCAGTATTGGTAATTGAATGTAAAAACGCTAATAAGAATGAGGCGATCGCATTAGGAATTGACCAAATTAGACGTTATCACCGAGAAACCCCAGAATTATTTATTCCCCAAATGTTGTTTACCGCCACAGAAGCGATCGGTTTCGCCTATGGAGTAACTTGGAATATCGTCAGACGCAATATTTTTAACTGGAAAGATGAAGAAATCGGACAACTAGAAAATAAAGTAAAGACTTTTTGCCATCCCTAA